The genomic stretch AAGTGCTAACTAATGTAGATTAATAGCAGGGCTATCCTATTCCCCCCCGTGTAGCCCTAGTATCCCCGAAATGGCAATTACTTCCGAAAGGGGTAAGCGCAAATCAGTAGACCTAGAGCTATCCGCTACACATACGGTATGGTGGCTACTGATGCCGAAGGGATATTTTGTACTCTTACAACTAAATAAACAAATAAGGCTCGCATAGCGAGCCTTATTTGTTTATTAGACTAAAAGAGAGTGGTAGTGCGAAGCACTACCACTCTCTTTTAGCCACCAATTTGGGACATGGTACGAAAATAACTTTTTTGCTCACCAATGCCGCGATCGCGTTCTTTAAAATTAATTTCCTCTTTTAAATTAAGTAAATCCCGCACTGCCATCCGTAATTCGGCAAAATTTTTGCCCTGACGCAATGCAGTTTTGAGATCAATCTGTCCTGACTCATTTAATAAACATGGTCGCAATAAGCCATCCGCCGAGAGCCGCATCCGATTGCAGCGATCGCAAAAACATTCCGACATTTGACTAATAAAGCCTAAAGTCCCCTTGGCATTGGGGATTTGAAACACATCGGCGGGACCATTGCCCTTGCAGTTGCCAGTATCTAAACCATAGCGATCGCTAATTTGTTGCCGCAAGGTTGCCGAATCCACCCAGCCCTTATGGGTAAACAGGTTGTCATTACCAATGGGCATAAACTCAATAAAGCGAATATGCCAACGGCGATCAATACTGAGGGCAGCTAAATCCAATATTTCGCGATCGTTCACATCTGGCACAACAACCACATTTAATTTTAGCGGATCGAACCCGACCTCATGAGCCGCCAAAATTCCCGCCCATACCTTTTCCCAGAGGTTACGTCCTGTAATTTGGCGAAATACATCGCGATCGAGGGAGTCCAGACTAATATTAATCCGTCTCAAACCTGCTTCGTATAAGGGTTTTGCTAAATCACTTAATAAAAAACCATTAGTGGTCATTGACAGATCTTCCACACCTTGGAGATCAGCGATCGCTTCTACTAACTGCACCAAATCGCGCCTCAATAAAGGCTCTCCCCCCGTCAGGCGAAATTTTTTAAACCCTAATGGAATAAATACCTCTCGCAACAAGTTAATTAATTCAGTATTGGTAAGGCTTTCCTGTGCTTGGATATAATCGACTTCCGAGCCTTCTGGCATACAGTAAGTGCAGCGAAAATTGCAGCGATCGATCAAACTGATGCGAAGGTAGTCAACATTGTTCACAGGGTTTTGTCCTCATGGCTTGCATTTAAGAAATTAATTTTGATACGAAGCATCAAAATTAATTTCTGGGTTTTAATTTGTCATAGCTATATGATAGAAAAATAATTGATCAAGATGTGTTAAACCATGACCTCACAGTACGCCTATATACGTGGAACGTTTGTCCCTCTCGAAGATGCCACAATCAGTGTCCGCACCCACGCTTTTCTATATGGCACGGCTGTTTTTGAAGGGATTAAGGCGTATTGGCTACCTGAAGAAAACCGCATGGCAGCATTTCGCCTAAAAGAGCATTATCAACGCTTAATCCAAAGCTGTCGCATTATCGGTTTGCAACATCCTCTTGATGTTGACACAATGATCAGCCTTACTACCGAGTTATTACATCGCAATCAATGTAACTCAGCGACATATATCCGCCCGATTATCTACAAAGCTGACCTTCGTATTGGACCAATTCTCAAAGTTCCCCATACCCATGATGATTTCTGTTTGTTCAGTGTCCCGATGGATGGCTACCTCGATACTAGCAACGGTATTAAAGTTGGTGTGTCCTCGTGGCGGCGTTTAGATGACAATGCCATTCCTGCAAGAGCAAAAGTTAATGGTGCTTATGTAAATACTGCCCTTGCTAAGACTGATGGCTATGCTTCTGGCTTTGATGACGTTGTCGTTTTGACTAATGAAGGTCATGTTGCAGAAGGAAGTGCGATGAATCTCTTTTTGGTAAGAGATGGAAAGCTGATTACTAGTTCTATTACCGATAATATTCTCGAAGGTATTACTCGCAGTTCGATCATTGAGTTAGCCGCAAAAGAATTAGGACTAGAAACGGTATCACGCACAATCGATCGCACTGAGTTGTATATTGCCGATGAAGCATTTTTTGTTGGTACTGCGACGGAGCTTGCTCCAATCACTAGTTTTGATCATCGTCCTGTTGGCGATGGAACCATTGGTGAAATCACTAAGAAACTCCGTGATTTGTACAGTAAAGCTGTTCAAGGTCTCCTGCCCGATTATCATCACTGGCTAACTAAAGTCTAGAGATCTCTAGTATCAGCAAGAAAATATAGCTATAGCTAAAAGTTAAGATAACCCAAGTTGCTACCTATTCATTCAATA from Pseudanabaena sp. Chao 1811 encodes the following:
- a CDS encoding branched-chain amino acid transaminase, which translates into the protein MTSQYAYIRGTFVPLEDATISVRTHAFLYGTAVFEGIKAYWLPEENRMAAFRLKEHYQRLIQSCRIIGLQHPLDVDTMISLTTELLHRNQCNSATYIRPIIYKADLRIGPILKVPHTHDDFCLFSVPMDGYLDTSNGIKVGVSSWRRLDDNAIPARAKVNGAYVNTALAKTDGYASGFDDVVVLTNEGHVAEGSAMNLFLVRDGKLITSSITDNILEGITRSSIIELAAKELGLETVSRTIDRTELYIADEAFFVGTATELAPITSFDHRPVGDGTIGEITKKLRDLYSKAVQGLLPDYHHWLTKV
- the moaA gene encoding GTP 3',8-cyclase MoaA, which translates into the protein MNNVDYLRISLIDRCNFRCTYCMPEGSEVDYIQAQESLTNTELINLLREVFIPLGFKKFRLTGGEPLLRRDLVQLVEAIADLQGVEDLSMTTNGFLLSDLAKPLYEAGLRRINISLDSLDRDVFRQITGRNLWEKVWAGILAAHEVGFDPLKLNVVVVPDVNDREILDLAALSIDRRWHIRFIEFMPIGNDNLFTHKGWVDSATLRQQISDRYGLDTGNCKGNGPADVFQIPNAKGTLGFISQMSECFCDRCNRMRLSADGLLRPCLLNESGQIDLKTALRQGKNFAELRMAVRDLLNLKEEINFKERDRGIGEQKSYFRTMSQIGG